In Bufo gargarizans isolate SCDJY-AF-19 chromosome 6, ASM1485885v1, whole genome shotgun sequence, a single genomic region encodes these proteins:
- the LOC122941650 gene encoding uncharacterized protein LOC122941650, whose protein sequence is MNRQFAEALVELKKGFAPPAQGEPKLVRASNHLQKMTPTDDVEAYLATFERVAVREEWPKEQWAGLVAPFLTGEPQKAYFDLEPDKAQDYETLKTEILARLGVTMAVRAQRVHQWSYSSSKPPRSQMFDLIHLTRKWLQPETLTGPQIVERVVMDRYLRALPATLKKWVGQGDPNTATQLVDLVERYLASEDLLNPSMPHRGASWDARSPPGSVQG, encoded by the exons ATGAATCGGCAGTTTGCAGAGGCTCTTGTGGAACTGAAAAAGGGGTTCGCACCTCCTGCGCAAGGGGAACCAAAATTGGTACGTGCTTCCAACCACCTACAGAAGATGACACCTACTGATGATGTTGAGGCCTACCTTGCGACTTTTGAGAGAGTTGCTGTCCGCGAGGAGTGGCCAAAAGAACAGTGGGCGGGGCTAGTGGCCCCGTTCTTGACCGGGGAACCTCAAAAGGCGTACTTTGATCTCGAACCGGATAAGGCCCAGGACTATGAGACACTGAAGACGGAGATACTTGCACGCTTGGGTGTCACCATGGCAGTCCGAGCCCAGCGTGTGCATCAGTGGAGTTACTCCAGCAGCAAGCCACCTCGCTCTCAAATGTTTGACCTGATCCATCTCACCAGGAAGTGGTTGCAGCCAGAGACCTTGACCGGCCCTCAGATCGTGGAGCGGGTAGTAATGGACCGGTACCTGCGTGCGCTCCCTGCGACACTGAAGAAGTGGGTCGGACAGGGGGACCCCAACACTGCAACCCAGTTGGTGGACCTAGTGGAGAGGTACCTTGCTTCTGAGGACTTGCTGAATCCGTCTATGCCCCACCGTGGAGCGTCTTGGGATGCAAGATCACCCCCAggatctg tacaGGGCTGA